The following coding sequences are from one Eucalyptus grandis isolate ANBG69807.140 chromosome 11, ASM1654582v1, whole genome shotgun sequence window:
- the LOC104427301 gene encoding ras-related protein RABA6a-like, with translation MDPTTLLITYSSNQNRLLQEPPQPLHATAVSDSSTSATDSISAMFEPDELLSFISDAPLLDTELDWLADVALTFLHRSNHNGDADMALLFNFSGNAPSLVLAVEELLALYLCVTSLVRATFENVGRWLRQLLRDYTDPNIVVMLIGNKSDLRHLVAIPLEDGKSFSKNVSLYFMDFCIGRNQCGSSFC, from the exons ATGGACCCCACCACCCTCCTTATCACCTACTCCTCCAACCAAAACCGCCTCCTCCAAGAACCACCACAGCCACTCCATGCTACTGCCGTCAGTGACTCCTCCACCTCCGCCACCGATTCCATCTCCGCCATGTTTGAGCCGGACGAGCTCTTGAGCTTCATCAGCGATGCCCCTTTGCTTGACACTGAGTTGGACTGGCTCGCTGATGTGGCTTTGACGTTCTTGCATAGGTCAAATCACAATGGAGATGCCGATATGGCGCTG TTGTTCAACTTCTCAGGTAATGCGCCATCACTAGTGCTTGCTGTAGAGGAGCTGTTGGCACTTTACTTGTGCGTGACATCACTAGTACGTGCGACTTTTGAGAACGTTGGAAGGTGGCTGAGGCAGTTGTTGAGGGATTACACTGACCCCAACATCGTGGTAATGCTCATTGGCAACAAGTCCGATCTCCGCCACCTCGTGGCAATCCCACTAGAAGACGGGAAGTCATTCTCCAAGAATGTGTCCCTCTATTTCATGGACTTCTGCATTGGACGCAACCAATGTGGAAGCAGCTTTTGCTGA